The window TAAGTTTTTGAAAGAGagttctactctattgtgtactCTTTTCTCCTACTCAATATATTAACTGCTTTTTCCGAATAGTCCCCTACTCAACATTGCTGTCTTCAAAATGACAAAGATCAAAGAGAAATTTGATGTTTAAATAAAGGGGATTATCATATTGAGGGGATATTTACTACCCCATCATTTTTGCTAAGGGGGTTTTGACTATCCATTGAGGGGATTATGAACACCTTGCTATTTCTGCTGAGAGGTTTTTGACCACCATGTCAATTTTCAGCCGATGGGGTTTTGACTAAGGGGATTTTGAGCGTCTCCCAAAATTACAAGTAAACATAGTGTACAACGTTTAAAGAAGTATTCCAGGGGAAATATCTGTTTATAGCTGAACGGCCCAAAATAAAGATTGTAATGTTATCATATATCAATATATCATGtcataatcaaattcaaattCGAGAAGACAAGTTAcatgttaaatatttcttttacaggCAAATTTTCTGAAACTATCAGGCATGGACTGCCCGTGGATCCTATTTCTTTCTCGGAATTGCCTGACATTTACGAGAAACTCAGCGAAGACCATCTTGTTGTGGTATGTGGTACAAGAAATAGTTCATACCTCCAAGCCGCATTGACAGCAATTGAAGGGATGGGATATGCGAAAGACAGATGTTTCGAGTTAAACGAGGCATCAGACTGGTGGCGTGTTACATTTGAAGAAGCTGATTGTATAGTCGTGGTAAATCCTTTCGGAAAGGTGTTTTTTGACAAGCACAAAGCATCAGCGATGTCAGATGTGTTTAACAGCATGCTTAGTGCGACAAGAGATGAACAAGTCCAGGGATTTAAATTCCACGATATTGTTATCATAACAGAAAAGGCGTTGTTATACGACTGTAAAGAGTACTTCCCCCATGATCTATTGGAGGCGGAGATTACAATACCGGAAAGTGAAATCATTGAAGGTACGTGAAAATGTATTCCTGTGCGAAAACAggaactgttttacagctgtaaaacatctgtaaaatgcctgtattttgaaattacagcaaAAGACCTGTAGCTGGAAAATGACCAgatatacagttgaaatttacaggttCTCAAAAATACAGTTGTATAAAATAGTATTGAAAGTTTCAGCTATACGATGGTCATGTTTCAGAATTacagctttattttttttttggagggaaacatgactATTGTCAGCCATATTCAATGCATTTAAGCGAGATATCGCTAAAGTTCACAAAGACACCACTTTTTCTAAGATATTTTTAACCGTTTTAGAGTAAGTGCAGCtggttaatttattttatatagttGTAAAGGTCATGTATAAGTACATGCAATaactatttacactatatttgaagctgacATCTCAAGTTATAAaggaataattacaaaattgtcatgttttaataacaaagaaagttttataaacaagatcagATGCATAGTTTCTATTTTCCATTCTACTCTTGAGTTTTGCAAatgctatactgtaaacatatttcgTATTGTTTTTTTACTAccaagatcatttattttgccatttttgtagtaACGGCTATaatttctagagaattacaattcatccgAAAACTTTTTGTACTTCTGCTTTCGTCCCTTATGATAATACCCCCTCTTTCAACACCTGTAATGTTTATAAAGCTGTCATTGTGAggcattttacagctgtatttgaACTgaatctcatttgcataattcgaactgtttaacagtcgttttacagctgtaaatggAAATCTACAAAATTTGGAACAAatatacaggtcttttacagctgtaaatttcgTACAAATGACAAcatcaaaacaaatataataattatttacaaacgaAAATGACAAGGAACGGTaaaaaatcgaagaaaatatattaatgaCTTATATGGTATATATTTGAAACTACTCAAACAGTCTTCGGTCTTCGTAATAAACTGCAAACTCGTAtttaactcgactattcgaagaataaagAGActgttgcactcgccccggcatcggcggcgcgctgtttaaagttttttatgccccccttcgaagaagcaggggtatattgttttgcagatgtcggtcggtaggtcggtctgtcggtcggtcggaatgtagaccaatccgtttccggataataactcaagaactcttgggcctaggatcatgaaatttaatagggaggttggtcattaccagcagatgacccctattgattttgaggtttgtatgtcaaaggtcaaggtcacagtgaccctgaatagtaaaacggtttccggatgataactcaagaacccttgggcctaggatcatgaaagttaatagggaggttggttatgaccagcagatgacctctattgtttttgaggtcagtatgataaaggtcaaagtcacagtgaccctgaacagttaaacggtttccggatgataactcaagaacgcgtaggcctagggtcacaaaagttgaaagcgagattggtcatgaccagcacatgatccctactgattttgaggttagtttgtcaaaggtcaaggtcacagtgaccaggaacagtaaaatggtttctgggcaataactcaagaacgcttgggcctatttgatagttaggttggccatgactagcagatgacccctgttgattttgagatcattaagtcaaaggccaaggtcacattggctaggaacagttgaacgggttctgaccttcttgtccaaaaccatagggcctagggctttgatatttggtatgaagcacaatctagtggtcctctagtaggattgttcagattatttccctggggttaaatatggccccatcctgggggtcacatggtttatatagacttatataggaaataactttgaaaaacctcttgtccaaaaccacagggcctagggctttgatattttgtatatgaaatcatctagtggtcctctactaagattgttcaaattattcccctagggtcaaatatggctccgccctgggggtcacatggtttacatagacttatatagggagaaactttgaaaatcttcttgtcgaaaccacaaagactatggctttgatattttgtaatgtagcatcatttagtggttctctaccaagtttgttcaaattatccctctagggtcaaatatggccccgccccaggggtcacatggttcatataaacttatatagtgaaaaacttagaatcttcatgtccataacttacatcattcaaatttggaccacatgaatagtttttagtggcaagatgaaccttgacatgagttgaccttgatcttgacctagtgacatactttcacatttctgtagctacagccttcaaatttggaccacatgcataggtttgtgtaccgaaaaaacctttgaccttgttattgacctagtgacctactttcacatttttgaaggtacatgcttcaaatttggaccacatgcatagtcttttgttccaaaataaaatttgaccttgattttgacctagtgacatactttcacatttttcaagctacagccttcaaatttgaaccacatgcatagttttgtgtactgaaatgatcttgagattgacctagtgacctactttcacatttctgaaggtacaagcttcaaatttggaccacttgcatagttttgtgttcaaaataaaatttgaccttgattttgacctagtgacctactttcacatttctcaagctacagctttcaaatttgaaccacatgcatagttttgtgtaccgagatgaactttgatcttgagattgacctagtgacctactttcacatttctgaagctacaggctccaaatttggactgcatgcatattcatttttgtgttctgaattgaaattcgacattgatttttatctattacctactttaacatttctcaagctacagcctccaaatttgaagcacatgcatagttctgtctaccgaaatgaactttgaccttgaaattgatctagtgacctactttcacatttctcaagacacagctttcaaatttggaccacatacactttttttttgtaccgaaataaaatttgaccttgattttgaccttgagctagtcttgaaatttggaacattcaaaaatggctcagtggatggcgccaagatctctctgtaatctcttgttaggttaataggttaaaggtcaaggtcagattaaaccagaatggtagaacttttgtttatagtgagcatataatttctgttccttgtgcaattactgaatgcatcaaggggggcatttcgtgttcgacgagctcttgttttatgaaatCCAATATCTTCATTACGTAAGATTTGAATAGAAATGTTCTGTTCTTGTTCATAATGACAATGTACGTAAGTGTGACAAAATGCTTAACTCAGAACTTCCAAAGTCATGCCTCTTTTTTATCCCTCCCTGAAGGTGGATGGATATAgatttggcgttgtccgtccgactgttcgttttcaaaattgaaaatgcttataattcaaaaagtattttagctagaatcaccagGTCTCACATGATTATTAGTTAGCACATGAATTTTCCTCACATTTAGTACatggatataaactagctatttttatttaggggcccagactgtcaaaaataaatgtttaacattaggtatatgggcattttttTCCAACAATCTAGcggccatgggctactgggcccctgctaatttatatccctgtagTATTATCCCCCGTGGCCCAGTGAAAGCAGTCTccttgattttgttaaaatagtGAATTTTGACTATTTGAATAACCTATTGaccgatcttcatgaaaccttTCACAAAATGTATGTAGATCACTAAAGGGTGGTGCATGTGGAACTGTCAGAATcactttagtaacttcagaggtATTGCCCTTCAACTGTTGTATAATTCACACTGTACAAAGTAAGCCAttattggatcttcatgaaatttaataaaaatatagatTACTTTAGGGCGAAGATGCACGCATCGTCAGGATCTGcactttaatagttttaaaattcatatattcCCACAAAGAAACCAACTGATGGATCTTTCAAGAAGCTGCGCataaatatagatcactataggacAGTGGTGCTCGCGCACCTTTCGTCAAAATCTCTTCAGTAAATGCAGAGTTACAACactttaattgttatatttttcaaaatatggtcCCCTCCTTCACAAAAAAATCCTATTCGGCGGGGAatataaattcattgaatttgcttattaacttaaattttttttatttacgtttTTAGAGTACAATACCATTTCTGTCTCAGCTGatgttttgaccaaaaaaaaaaattgacgagttatgtcatcacttgatcggcgtcggcgttggcgttggtgttgcctggttaagttttgtgtttaggtcagcctttctactaaactatcaaagctattgctttaaaacttgcaacacttgttctccatcaatagctgactctgtacagcaagattTAATTgctatatctttcaaaatatagtcccctcCTACAAAAAAATCCTATTCGGCGGGGAATACAAATTCAgtgaatttgcttgttaacttAAAAGCTTTTCTTTACGTTTTTAGAGTACAATAccattttagctcatctgattttttgaagaaaaaaatgatgagttattgtcatcgcttgatcggcgtcggcgttggcgttgcctggttaagttttgtgtttaggtcacttttctactaaactatcaaagctattgatgtAAAACtggcaacacttgttcaccatcaatagctgactctgtacagcaagaagcttaactccatcctgctttttgcaaaaattatggcccccttttggacttaaaagttatcagatttcttagttaggttttgtgtttatgtcaatttttctccttaacggtcaaagctattgctttaaaacttggaacagttattcgccattaaaagctgactctgcacagcaagtactgttACGCTACATTGCTTTCTGAAAgcattatggtcccttttggacttagaaatttaaatttctttgttaagttttgtgtttaggtcagcttttctcctaaaaaatcagtttgaaatttgaaagctattgctttaaaactggcaacacttgctcaccatcaacagctgactctgtacagcaagatacataactccatcctgctttcttgcaagaattatggccacttttggacatggaaaatattatacagagacaaaaaatattttaaaactggcaacacttgctcaccatcaacagctgactctgtacagcaagatacataactccatcctgctttcttgcaagaattatggccacttttggacatggaaaatattatacagagacaaaaaatattttaaaactggcAACACTTGCTCACAATCaacagctgactctgtacagcaagacacataactccatcctgcttttttgcaagaattatgtccccttttggacatggaaaatattatacagagacaaaaaaatcagatgagcgtctgcacttGCAGGGCGGTGCCCTTGTTAACTATTGCAGATACTacgttaaaacttcatatttatCTCTCAGGTAATAACATAAGGTTataactctgacataattttttacGAATTATGGTAAAAGTTCATGTCCAATAACTCAGATTGTATTTTGGCAGAGAAGCTAGGTTAAAGTTTGGAAATTAACATCTCCAAAACTGACGCAGATACACGGCTAAAACTTCACACAGATGTTGGATGCGATTGTTCAAGATCGCAAcatcaagtcccttaactcttacatgtattttgatagtTTACCCATTTTGAGATAGAAAATCTATTTGATTGACAAGCCTCGAATAGACGAGCGTGCTGGCAATCGACATATCttgttcctttttcattttaacgTTTTGAAGTTTTAGCTTAGCACGAAGTTTGGCTGCGACTAGCTTTCTATATTCCAGGAACTTCAAAGCCTGCCTTAGATGATGTATCTATCGACGACACTTACACAGATGATACTGCTGCAAACAAGGAATTGAGATACATAAGagagctgaatatatcaaatCCTGAAGAAGCAAATGCTGATATTGGCCACATTTGTACGATACCACCCGACAAGCTTGCTTTGACTGATAAAAACAATAACTGCCTTAAATTGATAGACATCAGAAACGGAAGAATTACAGCATGCATTCAGCTATCTTCTATTCCAGGGTCTCTTGCAGTTTTACCGCAAGACAATCTTGCCGTTGGTCTCCCCGATGATTGTCTAATacagttattttcaataaatcCCGAACTTAAAAAAGGACGAAGTATAAGAGTAAACGATGCGTGTTGCAGTATAACATATGTAAATGACATGCTTTTTGCTTTCTTCTATACCCGCCATATAGAAGCATATAATCTCAAAGGCGAAATTCTAGAAACTTTAACATTAGATCCGGAAATACATGATTTGTGTTCTTACTGTTTTAACGTATCGGTATGCCCCAACAAGACTTCGTTTTATATCAGTGACATGGAGAAGTATTTACTTTTTCGAATCAATTTGAAGGGAAAAGTGATAGCGATGTACAAATACAACGATTTGTTTGAACCAGAACAAATACTCGCTACATCAGATGGTTCATTACTGGTGTGTAACTCAGCCAAAAACACTGTGCTACATATGAAGGCCGATTTAACTCGGCCACGTGTGATTTTAGGGCGCTCTGATAACGTAATCAATCCGAAAGCCATTTGCTACTGGCAAGAAgaaaacattatcatcatttcCTGTAGTTCAAAAAGCCCAGACAATCATGATACACTAAAATGCTTTCAATAATTGATATGAATCAAAATGAATAGCATCTGATATATCATATACTAATTGATATACTTCAAAGTCGGTATGGTGTCTGTGATTAAGCGTTACTTGAGGTTGACTTCTACTTAAGATTACGCTGCTGTCGGGTGATTATAAATTAAGCATGAGCATCGCCACTTTTGTAACAAATTGAATGTAATTTTCTTTACAGCAGCTGTTCGGGTCCTTGGCAGTGTCTTATACAGGAACATTATTTGATGTTGTAATCTATCTCTTATCTATGTGTTTGTGTATGATCGTTTTGTGAATAAAATTTTCAAGCCGACATAAGTCAACAAAGAATAACCTGCGAGTAAAGACCTTGAGTAATATGCAACTTGATGAATGAAAACAAACGTAAAACAAACGCTTCAAAAACTGAGTTAATTTTGTATTTCGCAAAAAGAGCACAGGTAAATAATACCAGTACTTGATTTGTGACTTGTTATTTCGTATTTGGACCGTTGTAGTGTTATACTGTATGGAACAGAAGGGGgtgaaaaaacaaaatgtagcGTATTCACAATATGTCcgcaaaatttgttttttattctcTAGGAAATATCACAGGTCTAAGCACATGTATGGTCCATTTTCTGCCAAGTTTGCCAGGAACCCACATAGTGTAAGAATTATTTACAATCTCTTTCAATGTATGCACGAGTTGTAAGATCTTTATAAAGATGCATGAACAGGGTATAGCAGATCAGTTGGTCTAAGTACGCCCTCTTCGACCTGCATTAGTTACCCATCAAAGCCGGGATCAGATTTAAATTACTGTCTTTTGTGTACAATTAATCTGTTTGGAAAAACGCTAATATGTTTGACTGTGATTTTATCTCCATATTATCCCGACAGACCAGGCTTGGTGTCTTCGGGCACTACAGAAGTGTACTatgttattcattttaataaaattcttttaaTGACAAAAGTTTTATAACTGTAGGTCCGACAATATGGAATGATATCCCTTTGAATACTAAGATGTCTGAATCCTTGATTTTAAAGActaatctgaaaacattttatcttaCAGATTAAGAACATAACATTTATTGTAGTGATTCATGGAGCTATGTCAGCTATAGTTTTGTTCGTTTCCTTTAATGTTTATAGTAATTGGTGCTTATTAAGATGTAACGCACTGAtatgtgtatatttttaaaattttgtacaaCGCTGTTAAATATATTCTTGTATGTAAATAggcatttaatgaaataaaagagtcttggttttaatttcatttgaaataaatacaatcTTCAGACTGAACGACATCAACAAGACGAAAACTGTCACAGGTTGCTTTATGGTAGTAAGTGAGCGTGTTTCTGCAAAGAATATATAGAACCGCCtagaacatttgaaatattacagATTGTTTATGGGCAGAATTTTTCCTCGCAGCTCGGGAAAGACGTACCATATTTCGTAAACGACCTTACCTGAGTCTTACCTTTAGACGAGCTAATTTTAAATCGGAGGTTCAATTCAGATATTTGGATCAAGGACAAATGTTTGCTGAGCAGACTATGGAATTTGTTGTGTTATTTCCTGCAAAAAGTACAATGTTCACGAGGATTGTGTGCACATAATCCCtcttattcaaaaaaaaaaatgaaatatcaacttAAAAATGGATTTGAACCATGGACTgacagatatttcattttttacttgCATATTGACCGTCTGAGGTAGAGACAATAAAATGGttaaattatatgattttaaaacagtttgacCTGTCAGTAACGCATATGTttctagtttaaaaaaaatcgttCATTGTAAAGAAACTTTCAAATTGAATTATTAAGTGCTACGTTAGATGTACGTAACAATGTTTTTATAAGTAAAATcacggtgtgtatgcatatcgCATCATTCAATGTGGTAAACTCCAACATTAGGGAGCTCGGACGACGGACATGGGGCGAACACTAAAGCTCATCGTGCTCGAGTGAGCGGAAACGGATCTCCAGGACCTTCTATGTGGTAAAAAATGAACTCCAACGCCTGGGAGCTCGGCAAATCGAAATGTTCGTTCtgaacacaggtttgtgcataaaaacatatgaatcACGGGAATATGTAGCAATATACtcttgctttttatcgttacatttgttttatcagttgacacaaatcCAAACGAAGAAGGGTACCAGCTCGGATGAACATCAGGTCATGTTTATGAAGCTTAATACGACTTAATTCCTCGAATATAACTTAGATGTTAAGTCGTTGATCAAATCgtatttgtaaatacactttataTGGTTGTTTCATCACATTTTCTTAAAAACGCCATATTTTCGATTTTGTTAATGCACGGAATCCTTCTCAgtcggtgcaattttgcctcacaggatcccccTTGACTCTCTGCACAAGGCACGGGAACACTCTTCGACAAAATTTTCGACACCCTTAGCTTTAGTGTTAGTattttgagatggtattcttaTTGCAAACAATATCATTTTCTAAGGGAAATAAATCATGGTGTTTTACCCCACCCTACCCCACCCCATCCCA of the Mercenaria mercenaria strain notata unplaced genomic scaffold, MADL_Memer_1 contig_3031, whole genome shotgun sequence genome contains:
- the LOC128552689 gene encoding uncharacterized protein LOC128552689, coding for MTTGRIGCSFMQGKGCKRFKTVDNQQDLMQRKFSETIRHGLPVDPISFSELPDIYEKLSEDHLVVVCGTRNSSYLQAALTAIEGMGYAKDRCFELNEASDWWRVTFEEADCIVVVNPFGKVFFDKHKASAMSDVFNSMLSATRDEQVQGFKFHDIVIITEKALLYDCKEYFPHDLLEAEITIPESEIIEGTSKPALDDVSIDDTYTDDTAANKELRYIRELNISNPEEANADIGHICTIPPDKLALTDKNNNCLKLIDIRNGRITACIQLSSIPGSLAVLPQDNLAVGLPDDCLIQLFSINPELKKGRSIRVNDACCSITYVNDMLFAFFYTRHIEAYNLKGEILETLTLDPEIHDLCSYCFNVSVCPNKTSFYISDMEKYLLFRINLKGKVIAMYKYNDLFEPEQILATSDGSLLVCNSAKNTVLHMKADLTRPRVILGRSDNVINPKAICYWQEENIIIISCSSKSPDNHDTLKCFQ